GGCCCCAGCTTTGAGATGTGCCGCGATTGCATTGACGGCGGCTTCACATCGGTGATGATCGATGGTTCGCACCTTTCATTTGAAGAGAACATCGCCCTGACCAAACAGGTGGTGGACTATGCCCACCCCCGTGGCGTATGGGTTGAGGCCGAGCTGGGCAAGCTGGCTGGCATTGAAGAACATGTGCAATCTGCTGAACACGTCTACACCGACCCCGATGAAGCCGTGGAATTTGTAAACCGCACGGGCTGCGATTCGCTGGCCGTTGCCATCGGCACAAGCCACGGCGCGTACAAGTTCAAGGGCGAAGCCAAGCTTGATTTTGACCGTCTGGCCCGCATTGGCGACAAGCTGCCGAATTACCCCCTGGTGCTGCACGGCGCTTCCAGCGTACCGCAGGAATTTGTGAGCCAGTGCAACCAGTATGGCGGCCAGGTTGGCGGAGCCAAGGGTGTGCCCGAAGACATGCTGCGCCAGGCTGCGGGCATGAATGTGTGCAAAATCAATGTGGATACGGACATTCGCCTGGCTGTCACCGCATCCATCCGTCAGTATCTTGCCGAACACCCCGACCAGTTTGACCCGCGCGCCTACC
This genomic window from Desulfovibrio sp. UIB00 contains:
- the fba gene encoding class II fructose-1,6-bisphosphate aldolase, whose product is MPLINPKEMFAAAYTGGYAIGAFNVNNMEIIQGIMSAASEEKSPVILQVSSGARKYAGQIYIMKLVEAALALDPSIPVVVHLDHGPSFEMCRDCIDGGFTSVMIDGSHLSFEENIALTKQVVDYAHPRGVWVEAELGKLAGIEEHVQSAEHVYTDPDEAVEFVNRTGCDSLAVAIGTSHGAYKFKGEAKLDFDRLARIGDKLPNYPLVLHGASSVPQEFVSQCNQYGGQVGGAKGVPEDMLRQAAGMNVCKINVDTDIRLAVTASIRQYLAEHPDQFDPRAYLTPARDAVKNMVAHKIRNVMGSSNKA